The following coding sequences are from one Salvelinus sp. IW2-2015 unplaced genomic scaffold, ASM291031v2 Un_scaffold1962, whole genome shotgun sequence window:
- the LOC112072568 gene encoding disabled homolog 2-interacting protein-like isoform X1, producing the protein MLLSDVSLSPCVVGEFIKALYESDENCEVDPSKCSSNDLQEHQSNLKMCCELAFCKIINSYCVFPRELKEVFASWRQECSSRGRPDISERLISASLFLRFLCPAVMSPSLFNLMQEYPDDRTARTLTLIAKVTQNLANFAKFGSKEEYMSFMNQFLEHEWTNMQRFLLEISNPETISNTAGFEGYIDLGRELSTLHNLLSEVVSTMDQSSASKLGPLPRILREVNTALTNPSSMTMNMTAPSSSDRMGSPPNAGAGCSISTGLQKMVIDNDLSGLVDFTRLPSPTPENKELFFVTRNAGIQPTPARSSSYSESNEPDLGITNGSKSLSMVDLQDPRSLESGPGPGPSDGLGEGIVPGGVWSARTPQGNITGGPTLRRPVQTPTTPGSESAPGRPAQLLAPLSFQNPVYQMAAGLPLSPRGLADSGSEGHSSHSSHSNNEDGPGGGGGIHNSFLNHGLGVGGSSVEEYARRSGEYIGTRRQLSLTEAQHQPTVPRQNSAGPQRRIDQPPPQTTVTRGRTPPNLLNSGPYPRPSSSSMMSSPDWPSNGARLRQQSSSSKGDSPETKQRAQHKQAPSPVKPNALDRTAAWLLNMNVQYVDHEGMDPESRNREDLTQAEKYQQEIVVLQEKLRVSVQKLEEYEARLKGQDDGAQKVLMEYQARLEESEERLRRQQDDKDLQMKGIISRLMSVEEELKKDHNDMQAVVDSKQKIIDAQEKRIASLDTANARLMSALTQLKERYSMQTRNGISPTNPTKLQITENGEFRNSSNC; encoded by the exons ATGTTACTGTCtgacgtgtctctctctccctgtgttgtaGGTGAGTTTATCAAGGCGTTGTATGAGTCAGATGAGAACTGTGAGGTGGACCCGTCCAAGTGTTCGTCCAATGACCTGCAGGAGCACCAGAGCAACCTGAAGATGTGCTGTGAGCTGGCCTTCTGCAAGATCATCAACTCCTACTG TGTGTTTCCACGGGAACTCAAGGAGGTGTTTGCATCGTGGCGACAGGAGTGCAGTAGCCGGGGGCGACCGGACATCAGCGAGCGTCTGATCAGCGCATCTCTGTTCCTGCGTTTCCTGTGTCCGGCCGTTATGTCCCCGTCACTTTTCAACCTGATGCAGGAATACCCTGATGACCGCaccgcacgcacactcacactcatcGCCAAGGTCACGCAGAACCTGGCCAATTTCgccaa gtTTGGCAGTAAGGAGGAGTACATGTCCTTTATGAACCAGTTCCTGGAACATGAGTGGACCAACATGCAGCGCTTCCTGCTGGAGATCTCTAACCCAGAGACCATCTCTAACACAGCAGGGTTCGAAGGTTACATAGACCTGGGACGGGAGCTGTCCACCCTGCACAACCTGCTGTCAGAGGTCGTCTCTACCATGGACCAG AGCTCCGCCTCCAAGCTAGGCCCCCTACCCAGGATCCTCCGGGAGGTGAACACAGCGCTGACCAACCCGTCCAGCATGACCATGAACATGACCGCTCCGTCCTCCTCTGACCGTATGGGGTCACCGCCCAACGCCGGGGCAGGCTGCAGCATCTCCACCGGCCTGCAGAAGATGGTCATCGACAATGACCTTTCAGG gttGGTGGACTTCACCCGGTTACCCTCCCCCACCCCGGAGAACAAGGAACTCTTCTTTGTCACCAGGAATGCTGGGATCCAGCCCACCCCGGCCCGCAGCTCTAGCTACTCTGAATCCAATGAGCCCGACCTGGGCATAACCAACGGCAGCAAGAGCCTGTCCATGGTGGACCTCCAGGACCCCCGCAGCTTAGAGAGTGGCCCAGGCCCTGGCCCCTCAGACGGCCTGGGAGAGGGCATCGTTCCTGGGGGAGTGTGGTCGGCCCGAACCCCCCAGGGGAACATCACTGGAGGTCCTACTCTGAGAAGGCCCGTCCAGACCCCCACCACCCCCGGATCGGAGAGCGCACCAGGCAGACCTGCTCAGCTTCTAGCCCCCCTGTCCTTCCAGAACCCCGTCTACCAGATGGCGGCAGGGCTGCCCTTGTCGCCGCGGGGCCTGGCCGACTCGGGTTCTGAGGGCCACAGCTCCCACAGTTCCCATAGCAACAATGAGGATgggccaggaggaggaggggggatacACAACTCCTTCCTGAACCATGGATTAGGAGTTGGGGGGAGCAGCGTGGAGGAGTATGCCCGTCGTTCGGGGGAGTACATAGGCACGCGGAGGCAGCTGTCACTCACAGAAGCCCAGCACCAGCCCACCGTGCCCAGACAAAATAGCGCCGGCCCCCAGCGCAGGATAGACCAGCCCCCTCCACAGACCACCGTCACCAGGGGCCGCACGCCCCCAAACCTGCTGAACAGCGGGCCCTACCCGCGCCCCTCCAGCAGCAGCATGATGTCATCCCCCGACTGGCCCAGCAACGGGGCGCGGCTACGGCAACAGTCATCGTCATCAAAAGGAGACAGCCCAGAGACCAAGCAGAGAGCCCAGCACAAACAG GCCCCCTCCCCAGTGAAGCCCAATGCGCTGGACCGTACGGCTGCCTGGCTGTTGAATATGAATGTTCAGTATGTAGACCATGAGGGGATGGACCCCGAGTCCAGAAACAGAGAGGATCTCACTCAGGCCGAGAAG TACCAGCAGGAGATCGTGGTCCTCCAGGAGAAGCTGCGTGTGTCGGTCCAGAAGCTGGAGGAGTATGAGGCTCGTCTGAAGGGTCAGGACGACGGTGCTCAAAAGGTTCTGATGGAGTACCAGGCACGGCTGGAGGAGTCTGAGGAACGCCTGAGACGACAGCAGGATGACAAGGACCTCCAGATGAAGGGTATTATAAGCAG gttaATGTCGGTGGAAGAGGAGCTGAAGAAAGATCACAATGACATGCAGGCTGTGGTTGACTCCAAACAGAAGATCATTGATGCACAG gaGAAACGTATAGCGTCTCTGGACACGGCCAACGCCCGTCTGATGAGTGCCCTGACCCAGCTGAAGGAGCGCTACAGCATGCAGACCCGTAACGGCATCTCCCCCACCAACCCCACCAAGCTCCAGATCACTGAGAATGGAGAGTTCAGGAACAGCAGCAACTgctag
- the LOC112072568 gene encoding disabled homolog 2-interacting protein-like isoform X2 produces MLLSDVSLSPCVVGEFIKALYESDENCEVDPSKCSSNDLQEHQSNLKMCCELAFCKIINSYCVFPRELKEVFASWRQECSSRGRPDISERLISASLFLRFLCPAVMSPSLFNLMQEYPDDRTARTLTLIAKVTQNLANFAKFGSKEEYMSFMNQFLEHEWTNMQRFLLEISNPETISNTAGFEGYIDLGRELSTLHNLLSEVVSTMDQSSASKLGPLPRILREVNTALTNPSSMTMNMTAPSSSDRMGSPPNAGAGCSISTGLQKMVIDNDLSGLVDFTRLPSPTPENKELFFVTRNAGIQPTPARSSSYSESNEPDLGITNGSKSLSMVDLQDPRSLESGPGPGPSDGLGEGIVPGGVWSARTPQGNITGGPTLRRPVQTPTTPGSESAPGRPAQLLAPLSFQNPVYQMAAGLPLSPRGLADSGSEGHSSHSSHSNNEDGPGGGGGIHNSFLNHGLGVGGSSVEEYARRSGEYIGTRRQLSLTEAQHQPTVPRQNSAGPQRRIDQPPPQTTVTRGRTPPNLLNSGPYPRPSSSSMMSSPDWPSNGARLRQQSSSSKGDSPETKQRAQHKQYQQEIVVLQEKLRVSVQKLEEYEARLKGQDDGAQKVLMEYQARLEESEERLRRQQDDKDLQMKGIISRLMSVEEELKKDHNDMQAVVDSKQKIIDAQEKRIASLDTANARLMSALTQLKERYSMQTRNGISPTNPTKLQITENGEFRNSSNC; encoded by the exons ATGTTACTGTCtgacgtgtctctctctccctgtgttgtaGGTGAGTTTATCAAGGCGTTGTATGAGTCAGATGAGAACTGTGAGGTGGACCCGTCCAAGTGTTCGTCCAATGACCTGCAGGAGCACCAGAGCAACCTGAAGATGTGCTGTGAGCTGGCCTTCTGCAAGATCATCAACTCCTACTG TGTGTTTCCACGGGAACTCAAGGAGGTGTTTGCATCGTGGCGACAGGAGTGCAGTAGCCGGGGGCGACCGGACATCAGCGAGCGTCTGATCAGCGCATCTCTGTTCCTGCGTTTCCTGTGTCCGGCCGTTATGTCCCCGTCACTTTTCAACCTGATGCAGGAATACCCTGATGACCGCaccgcacgcacactcacactcatcGCCAAGGTCACGCAGAACCTGGCCAATTTCgccaa gtTTGGCAGTAAGGAGGAGTACATGTCCTTTATGAACCAGTTCCTGGAACATGAGTGGACCAACATGCAGCGCTTCCTGCTGGAGATCTCTAACCCAGAGACCATCTCTAACACAGCAGGGTTCGAAGGTTACATAGACCTGGGACGGGAGCTGTCCACCCTGCACAACCTGCTGTCAGAGGTCGTCTCTACCATGGACCAG AGCTCCGCCTCCAAGCTAGGCCCCCTACCCAGGATCCTCCGGGAGGTGAACACAGCGCTGACCAACCCGTCCAGCATGACCATGAACATGACCGCTCCGTCCTCCTCTGACCGTATGGGGTCACCGCCCAACGCCGGGGCAGGCTGCAGCATCTCCACCGGCCTGCAGAAGATGGTCATCGACAATGACCTTTCAGG gttGGTGGACTTCACCCGGTTACCCTCCCCCACCCCGGAGAACAAGGAACTCTTCTTTGTCACCAGGAATGCTGGGATCCAGCCCACCCCGGCCCGCAGCTCTAGCTACTCTGAATCCAATGAGCCCGACCTGGGCATAACCAACGGCAGCAAGAGCCTGTCCATGGTGGACCTCCAGGACCCCCGCAGCTTAGAGAGTGGCCCAGGCCCTGGCCCCTCAGACGGCCTGGGAGAGGGCATCGTTCCTGGGGGAGTGTGGTCGGCCCGAACCCCCCAGGGGAACATCACTGGAGGTCCTACTCTGAGAAGGCCCGTCCAGACCCCCACCACCCCCGGATCGGAGAGCGCACCAGGCAGACCTGCTCAGCTTCTAGCCCCCCTGTCCTTCCAGAACCCCGTCTACCAGATGGCGGCAGGGCTGCCCTTGTCGCCGCGGGGCCTGGCCGACTCGGGTTCTGAGGGCCACAGCTCCCACAGTTCCCATAGCAACAATGAGGATgggccaggaggaggaggggggatacACAACTCCTTCCTGAACCATGGATTAGGAGTTGGGGGGAGCAGCGTGGAGGAGTATGCCCGTCGTTCGGGGGAGTACATAGGCACGCGGAGGCAGCTGTCACTCACAGAAGCCCAGCACCAGCCCACCGTGCCCAGACAAAATAGCGCCGGCCCCCAGCGCAGGATAGACCAGCCCCCTCCACAGACCACCGTCACCAGGGGCCGCACGCCCCCAAACCTGCTGAACAGCGGGCCCTACCCGCGCCCCTCCAGCAGCAGCATGATGTCATCCCCCGACTGGCCCAGCAACGGGGCGCGGCTACGGCAACAGTCATCGTCATCAAAAGGAGACAGCCCAGAGACCAAGCAGAGAGCCCAGCACAAACAG TACCAGCAGGAGATCGTGGTCCTCCAGGAGAAGCTGCGTGTGTCGGTCCAGAAGCTGGAGGAGTATGAGGCTCGTCTGAAGGGTCAGGACGACGGTGCTCAAAAGGTTCTGATGGAGTACCAGGCACGGCTGGAGGAGTCTGAGGAACGCCTGAGACGACAGCAGGATGACAAGGACCTCCAGATGAAGGGTATTATAAGCAG gttaATGTCGGTGGAAGAGGAGCTGAAGAAAGATCACAATGACATGCAGGCTGTGGTTGACTCCAAACAGAAGATCATTGATGCACAG gaGAAACGTATAGCGTCTCTGGACACGGCCAACGCCCGTCTGATGAGTGCCCTGACCCAGCTGAAGGAGCGCTACAGCATGCAGACCCGTAACGGCATCTCCCCCACCAACCCCACCAAGCTCCAGATCACTGAGAATGGAGAGTTCAGGAACAGCAGCAACTgctag